The genomic window GCCGTCGAAAGCCAGAGCGATGCCCGTTCCACCAGCCTGCCCTCGACGCAAGGGCAGCAACGTCTTGCGGCTTTGCTGGCGAGCGAACTGCAAGAGTTGGGGCTGGAGGACATCGTTCTTGACGATCATGCGACCGTGACGGCGGTGAGGCGCGGAAAGCGACCAGGTTCGCCCAAGATCGGGTTCATCGCCCATCTCGATACGGTCGATGTCGGCCTGTCTCCGATCATTCGACCGCAGGTCCTGCGCTTCGAGGGCGGGGATATCTGCCTGAACGCGGATGAGGATATCTGGTTGCGCATCGCTGAGCACCCCGAGATCATGCAATGGAGCGGGCAGGACATCATCTTCAGCGATGGGACCAGCGTGCTCGGCGCTGACAACAAGGCTGCGATCGCGGTGATCATGACGCTGCTGGCCCGGCTTCCGCCTGATCGCGACCACAGCGACATTCATGTCGCCTTCGTGCCGGACGAGGAGATCGGCCTGCGCGGCGCCAAAGCGCTTGATCTGGCGCGCTTCGCTTGCGACTTCGCCTATACGATCGACTGCTGCGAATTGGGTGAAGTCGTTCTCGAGACCTTCAACGCAGCCTCGGCGGAAATCGTCTTCACGGGTGTCAGCGCCCACCCGATGTCCGCGCACGGTGTCCTGGTCAATCCCCTGCTGATGGCCGCTGATTTCATCGCGGGGTTCGATCGAAACGATACGCCCGAGAGAACGAAGGGACGCCAGGGCTTCTTCTGGTTCAAGGACCTGGTGTCCAATGATCAGGAGGCGCGTCTTACGGTGCTGCTCCGGGATTTTGACGAAGACGGATTGACGAAACGCAAGGAAAGGCTCGAGGAGGCTGTAAGCCATACGGCAGCGCAATATCCGTCCGCAAAGGCAAGTTGCACGATAACTGATACCTACTCCAACATCGCGCAATCCATGAAGGCTGATGCGCGCCCGGCCGAATTGTTATTTTCTGTGTTGGAAGCTCTGAACATAGCGCCGAAAATCGCGCCAATGCGCGGCGGAACAGACGGCTCAGTGCTGTCGGAAAAAGGCATCCCCACCCCTAATTTCTTCACTGGCGCGCACAATTTCCACTCGATATTCGAGTTTCTTCCATTCTGTGCATTTGAAAAATCATACGAATTAGCAATATTACTTTGTATATTACAGGAACATGCGACTGATGCGTTAAAGTTGCGTACCTAGAGAGTTTCCGCATTTTCCTGAATCGGACTGGGCTTCTCCCATCATCCGCGAACCTTCGCAAAGCGTCCTGGGTTCGGCGGATAGGCGCGGACACGCTATAATCCACCACATATGCAAGCTGCCGCTCGACTACATCCGGATACCATAAGCCGCTGTGAGCATGGAACTGGCACTTGCCCGAAACCCGTTCGAAGTCATCTCATCCTTGATGAAGCCCGAACGGCGTAGCGCCATCCTGCGTGTGAGTTCACGGATCGAAGTGACGGCGACGCCCGTGATCCCCTCGGCCATAACGGCACAGAAGATCACCGTTGCGGCCCTGGGCGCGGCAGAGTCGGACGGCGCCATCGTGCATCTGCACGCACTGATCCCAAGGATGGCAGGCGACTACCAAACAGTGGTTGCCTACGCGCCGTTCCTCAAGAGTATCAGGCAGCGCTCCGACATTGTGGTGAACACCACAACCGGTGGCTGGCCGAGATGTCGATCGAGGAGCGGGTCGGTCCGCCCGCGTACTACAAGCCCGAAATCGCCTCGCTCAATACGGGCACGGTGAGCGTACGCAATCCCGCCCGCTCAAGAGCCATGATGTGCATAAAACATGTCCGGCCAGCCCTTGTCGGGCTGGATGAACCAAAGCTTTTATCGGTATTGAAGAACTTTACGTTACCAACAGTCGTAGCGTATACCTTGTCGCATGCATAAAAGTACGCGCAGACGCCTGTTCGCACGCTTGTGCATCGATTTGACGAGAAGCCCGCCGATGGCGCCGTTGGCGCAGAACCAAGCTCAGCACAGGATCGATATATCTCCGGTACCACATGAAATGACGGGGATATGCAGATCCTCGCGCGGCACATCCAAGCCCATCTCACAATCTATACTACAAAGCTCAGGAGTAATTGAAATAAAATATTCTCTATATTCCCTCAACAGACCTAAATAGACTATCCAGCATTAGCTTGAAACGCACGATCAACCCTTGCCTGGACGGGCACTGGCGCCTGTGTGGTTTGGAGGTCTCCTCCCACATCGAAGGCTCTCCCCAGGCGCCGGGCCTCGTGGGTCAATTGAGAGAGAATGCCGGAGAAAGGGCCACCCCCAGGATTAAAGTTTCGGAGGCGCCAATTCGGTCCGATATCACTGCGACAGCACTCAATCTTTACAGTCTGCAGCTCCGCACAGTGAGGCGCCTGGCGAACATTACTCAGAAGCATTGCCTCGATCTGCTGCATAGTTCTAATCTCTCTAAACATAAGAATATCCATCCCTTGAAATTTTTAATCCCGCGAAGAAAAACCCTCAACCTGCTCTGTCCATCAGCACCCCCGCACTACGGGCGGCTCGCTCGAAGCTTTTCCGCGCGTACTCGATGTCCTGGCGGGATCCACTCATCGAAGCTACAGCACAGGCGTTGCGCGCGCGTTTGAGCGGCTCTGGTTCCATACCTCTTGTGTCCAGGATATGGATCAATGGCCATTTCGCGTTAAGCAAGATGTTGGCTTGGCGTACGCTCAACACAGGATCGACGGATATATTCACATAGATCGGACTGTCAAATCCCAGATCTTCTTTTGAATTTTTCATTCAAGCATTATACGGCATCCAGCATACAACACAAGGTTTATTATCCAGCCCCTCCGCAACCATCGCGCTTATATCATGCCATAGGCAACAGGCGAGAAGGCGGCTTGGCTGCTGATTCTGCGAACCGAGACTTTTGCTCTCAATTGCATCTGATCGGCGTAGTTGTCGCTCCACCCCTGCCGGTCCTACGCCCCTCATGGTGATCCGCGACTTTATGCCGAGAGCCCAAACGACCAATGGCACCAGCCGCTAGCGAAGGGATAGTCCCGCAGCGCACGAGTTGGGCCGACCGGCGAGCCATCCAACGGGGGATCAGGCGCCCACCGAGGCGTTCAAGATCCAGGTCAATGCTCGTCTTCTTCCCCTCATCGTCGCCTGCCCGGCATTCTGGAATAATGATCTCTCCATAAAGGAGCTTGCGCTTGGAGAGGAGGTCCGCCTCTTCGATGGCCTCGATATCAGGGAGCTCTCTGAGAGTGTCGAAGCCGATATCCGCGAGGAAACCCTTCGTGGTCACGTAGGTGTAGGGTGCTTCGTGCCGGGGTGAACGCGGACCGGCGGCAATGAAGCCAAGGCCACGCAAATGACCGATGGTGTCGCGGCTGACTTCCCTGCCGAATATCCGTCCGAGTTCGGCACGCGAGATCAGCTGGATTTAGGCAATTGCCATCAGTACGAGATTATCGGATCGCGACAGCGGCCTGGGTTCGCCATAGCGCCCGGTGGCAGCGCGGATCGCGTCGGCGGAGCCCTTGCGTGTGCGATGCTGCCAGCCGCCGGCAACGGCAGCAAGTAAAAATGGCGGCCGAACAGATCTTTGCGGATATCGTCGATGATCTGGACAATGTTGCAACCATGCCCGACAAGGCGCGCAAGTATCTCGTGCGTCACCGGCATCGGTGAAGCAAAGATGACCGCCTCCACGCGGCCCACCCACTCGCGCCAGCGCAAATCCGGCGACAGGGCCGCGAGCTCGATGGCCAGGGGATCTTGAAGACGGGGCGCGTCGCCATGGCCCGCCCTAGAGCCCGTAAAGCCTAAAGGTGGTGCGCCCCGTGAGTTCTCGAACCGCACCGGCTATTGCAAGGTGCTGGAACAGCCGATGCGCGCCCCACCGCATCAAATGCGGGGACTGTAGGGGTGCCCGGCACAGCATCTTCATCAAACAGGAGCTGGATCACCTCCCCCGCCCCTTTGGTGCGCGCCTTCGGCGCCACCGCCTCCAATCGCACCGCCTCGCCAGCAATCTCGCCGGCAAGCCGGCAAGCGGCGGCGGAGGCCTGCGCGAGCGCGAGGCACATTGCCCGCTCGAACCCCTCCTCTCCCGGGCGAGCTGCCCCTCTCCCCGGAACGCGCCGGATTGCCTGTCCGACCATCAAGGGGACTGGCAACGCCCAACGCAGGCTGGATGCTAGCACCTGGTCGGCAAGCCACCACAGCCGAGCAGACCAGCGACCGACTACAGGGCCTCCACATCGCAGGTGGATGAACACGAGGCGAGCCGCCTCCAGGCGGCGAGAATGTTACCGGCTGTGCCCAGATCGCCGCCGGCGCCATCGCAAAATGCCAGGCGTCGCGAAGGGTGGCCTCACTCTCGCTCCTTCCAACCAAGGCAGCTGCGCCATCGCGCGGGCTAGCTCGTGGATCAGTGCCCAGTTGGGTACGGCTGGGGGATCGACAGGCGATAGGCGGTGATGTCTGCTGGTTCGAGCACATGACATGAGCCTAGCGGGAGCGTGCGCTTACGGACGGAATTTTCGCTCCAAGCCGCACGCACTGTCTGAGATCAAAAATGACCGAGAGAGTTGCATGAGAGCTATTATTCGTCTGGGGCTTGATCATTGGGAAGCACCGCCCAGGGCGGAATGTCGAGCGCGCTCTCTAGATCTGACCGAGCCTCTGCCGCGCCACGCCACGACATTGACGGCGCACCTCGATTTCCTTATAGCTAGACAGGCTAGCTAGGATCGAGAAACTCATGGAATGGTCACTACAGGACGCCAAGAATCAGTTCTCCCGGGTCGTGCAGCAGGCACGCCACGAAGGCCCGCAATCCGTCACGTTGCGGGGCATTCCAGCCGCCGTCGTGTTGTCGGCAGCTGACTTCGAAGCCTTGCGTGCTGGCCACCCGACCTTGGTCGACGACTTGCTCGGAGGGCCGGCTTGGGATGACGAGCTCGCCATCGCGATCTTGCGGGATGATCCGGCCAGCGACGGAGCGCCTCATGTATCTCCTTGACACCGAGGTCATCGTGGCGGCCCGAAGGGGGGTGCCACAGGCGGTCACATGGCTCCGCTCGGTTGATCCACACAGCATCCATCTTAGTGTCCTCACCCTCGGCGCGATTATGCGCGGCATCAGCCACACACGGGCGAGCAATTCCGATGCGGCCGGGCCGCTCGCCGAATGGCTCCGCAGACTTCGTCACGATCACGCCGATCTCATCCTTCCAGTCACAGACCAGATCGCGGCGGCCTGGGGCCGTATTGCCGTGGGCGGCAACCGCAGTAGCGTTGACGGCCTGATCGCAGCGACCGCCATCGTCCACGACCTCCTGCTTGTTACCCGCCGTGAAGCAGTTTTTGCCGAAACCGGAGCTTCGGTGATCGATCCCTGGGACACCGGACCTCGTGTGTGAAAGGTCCGGGATGGACAACGATTCAGTTGGCCCAGCCCCGCGCGAAATGGGGCTTCGCTTTTGGGGCTGACACTCCCCTATCACCCTCCCCTTCCCTCTGAGACCTCGCCGCCTTGGCCACGGGCTTAACCCGCACAACCGGAGCCGCACGCCCCGCGCGTAAGCCTCCCCAGCGGAGACGGAAGTTCCGCCAACACGAGACCCGCATATGCGGGCGACTGGCGGCACTTCTGCACTTGGCGCGGCGGTAGGCTCTGGAGGCGTGGGCACCCGATCCCCAGACTATCGGCCTCTATATCGCCGCGTGCGCCTAAGGCGCGGTAACCGAAGGCGGCAAGGCGAATTCTGTCTCGACCATCGAGCGGCGGCTTTCCACCCTGGCATGGAACTACGCCCTACGTGGCATCTCGCTTGATCGCAAGACCGCCACATCACCAGCGTCCTTGCAGGCATTCGCAACACCCAGGCCAGCCTCCCCCGGTGAAAGGAAGCTGTCCTGCCGGGCGAACTCATATCCATGTTCGCACCCCCTGATCTTGGCACCCAGCGGGGGCTGCGCGACCGCGCCGTGCTGCTCATTGGTTTTGCGGGAGGCTTTGCGTCGTTCGGAAATCATCGGACTGGAAGCAGGCCCGGCCCAGACAGAGGACGACTGCGGCTGGGTCGACTTTCCAGGCAAGAGCATGACCGTGACCCTACGCGGTGGAGCCGGCTAGCGTAAGGTGGAGATCGGTCGCGGTCTTCCGACCTCACCTGTCCGGCCTTCGTACTAGATGCATGGCTTAAGCTGGCAAGGATCAGCCGAGGGCCCTCCTCCGCCGCGTGACTGGCGCAGGAAAGGAAGTCGCCCTCGCCCGGTCAAGCAGGCAGCACTTTCCGCCGGTGCGCGTAGCGACCTTACCGAGGGAGAGCGGGAACACAGATTTTCCGGTCATTCATTGCGCGCTGGCCTTGCACTATCATGCCGGAGGTGACGATCGGTATGTCCAGGGACTACTCGGGCATACCGCCGCGGAACAGCCCCGCCGCGAGAAGCGCAAG from Hyphomicrobiales bacterium includes these protein-coding regions:
- a CDS encoding Tripeptide aminopeptidase — its product is MDIRDELKQRFFRYLAVESQSDARSTSLPSTQGQQRLAALLASELQELGLEDIVLDDHATVTAVRRGKRPGSPKIGFIAHLDTVDVGLSPIIRPQVLRFEGGDICLNADEDIWLRIAEHPEIMQWSGQDIIFSDGTSVLGADNKAAIAVIMTLLARLPPDRDHSDIHVAFVPDEEIGLRGAKALDLARFACDFAYTIDCCELGEVVLETFNAASAEIVFTGVSAHPMSAHGVLVNPLLMAADFIAGFDRNDTPERTKGRQGFFWFKDLVSNDQEARLTVLLRDFDEDGLTKRKERLEEAVSHTAAQYPSAKASCTITDTYSNIAQSMKADARPAELLFSVLEALNIAPKIAPMRGGTDGSVLSEKGIPTPNFFTGAHNFHSIFEFLPFCAFEKSYELAILLCILQEHATDALKLRT
- a CDS encoding hypothetical protein (Evidence 5 : Unknown function), which encodes MSMELALARNPFEVISSLMKPERRSAILRVSSRIEVTATPVIPSAITAQKITVAALGAAESDGAIVHLHALIPRMAGDYQTVVAYAPFLKSIRQRSDIVVNTTTGGWPRCRSRSGSVRPRTTSPKSPRSIRAR
- a CDS encoding hypothetical protein (Evidence 5 : Unknown function) — encoded protein: MSIEERVGPPAYYKPEIASLNTGTVSVRNPARSRAMMCIKHVRPALVGLDEPKLLSVLKNFTLPTVVAYTLSHA
- a CDS encoding hypothetical protein (Evidence 5 : Unknown function), which translates into the protein MKRTINPCLDGHWRLCGLEVSSHIEGSPQAPGLVGQLRENAGERATPRIKVSEAPIRSDITATALNLYSLQLRTVRRLANITQKHCLDLLHSSNLSKHKNIHPLKFLIPRRKTLNLLCPSAPPHYGRLARSFSARTRCPGGIHSSKLQHRRCARV
- a CDS encoding conserved hypothetical protein (Evidence 4 : Unknown function but conserved in other organisms) translates to MKNSKEDLGFDSPIYVNISVDPVLSVRQANILLNAKWPLIHILDTRGMEPEPLKRARNACAVASMSGSRQDIEYARKSFERAARSAGVLMDRAG
- a CDS encoding Segregation and condensation protein B is translated as MRGLGFIAAGPRSPRHEAPYTYVTTKGFLADIGFDTLRELPDIEAIEEADLLSKRKLLYGEIIIPECRAGDDEGKKTSIDLDLERLGGRLIPRWMARRSAQLVRCGTIPSLAAGAIGRLGSRHKVADHHEGRRTGRGGATTTPIRCN
- a CDS encoding Segregation and condensation protein B, which encodes MRFENSRGAPPLGFTGSRAGHGDAPRLQDPLAIELAALSPDLRWREWVGRVEAVIFASPMPVTHEILARLVGHGCNIVQIIDDIRKDLFGRHFYLLPLPAAGSIAHARAPPTRSALPPGAMANPGRCRDPIISY
- a CDS encoding hypothetical protein (Evidence 5 : Unknown function); its protein translation is MFIHLRCGGPVVGRWSARLWWLADQVLASSLRWALPVPLMVGQAIRRVPGRGAARPGEEGFERAMCLALAQASAAACRLAGEIAGEAVRLEAVAPKARTKGAGEVIQLLFDEDAVPGTPTVPAFDAVGRASAVPAPCNSRCGSRTHGAHHL
- a CDS encoding Antitoxin → MEWSLQDAKNQFSRVVQQARHEGPQSVTLRGIPAAVVLSAADFEALRAGHPTLVDDLLGGPAWDDELAIAILRDDPASDGAPHVSP
- the vapC gene encoding Ribonuclease VapC, whose translation is MYLLDTEVIVAARRGVPQAVTWLRSVDPHSIHLSVLTLGAIMRGISHTRASNSDAAGPLAEWLRRLRHDHADLILPVTDQIAAAWGRIAVGGNRSSVDGLIAATAIVHDLLLVTRREAVFAETGASVIDPWDTGPRV
- a CDS encoding hypothetical protein (Evidence 5 : Unknown function), producing the protein MRVSCWRNFRLRWGGLRAGRAAPVVRVKPVAKAARSQREGEGDRGVSAPKAKPHFARGWAN
- a CDS encoding hypothetical protein (Evidence 5 : Unknown function) → MFAPPDLGTQRGLRDRAVLLIGFAGGFASFGNHRTGSRPGPDRGRLRLGRLSRQEHDRDPTRWSRLA
- a CDS encoding hypothetical protein (Evidence 5 : Unknown function) codes for the protein MRRSEIIGLEAGPAQTEDDCGWVDFPGKSMTVTLRGGAG